One Aerococcus urinaeequi DNA segment encodes these proteins:
- the parC gene encoding DNA topoisomerase IV subunit A, whose translation MVEIQKLTLEEVMGDRFGRYSKYIIQDRALPDIRDGLKPVQRRILFAMFQEGNTSSSNFRKSAKTVGNVIGNYHPHGDSSVYEAMVRMSQDWKNREVLVEMHGNNGSMDGDSAAAMRYTEARLSKIADELLRDLDKDTVEMILNFDDTAEEPTVLPAGFPNLLVNGATGISAGYATEIPPHNLGEIIDATIYLIDHPNATVNKLMDFVPGPDFPTGAIIQGKEELKKAYTSGRGKVVVRSKHHIETDRGGKEKIVITEIPYEVNKANLVRRMDELRLNRSIDGIQEVRDETDRNGLQIVIELKKDASSDAILNYFYKNSDLQINYNFNMVAINNQRPELVGIREALNAYIGHRYEIIRRRTTFDLNKAQRRLHIVDGLVKAMTILDQVIATIRNSKNKSDSKYNLIEAFDFSEAQAEAIVSLQLYRLTNTDVTALENERLQLNEDIASYQAILSDDKVLYGRMKSELRAIKKAYASERRTEIQDEIQEVIVKKQLLISEEDVIVVVTRGGYIKRSSLRSFKASGIEEVGLRDGDHVQFLEKMSTLDQLVFITNKGNYIFQPVYELQDIRWKDLGEHISQRIAFASDESIIGVFKYDENSKDNLLLASAAGMIKQTALSEFKEFRGYKNKSSLAMNLSSDTDQVIGVYRIDGATDQSQAQVILVTHFGFTLRYSIDEISIIGARAKGVKSINLKQDDYVVGLSYAAVPDDNLQLMMVTQRGHMKRLKWTEINVLGRAKRGLVALKELKTNPHRFVAAFEVINTKQVFEVLTSQSHRENFRTGDVAIANRYSNGSMLVDEKNHGQISLVTPLIDFTSFNPEK comes from the coding sequence ATGGTTGAAATTCAAAAATTAACATTAGAAGAGGTAATGGGTGACCGTTTCGGACGGTATTCTAAATACATCATCCAAGACCGGGCGCTACCTGATATTCGCGATGGATTAAAACCAGTACAACGCCGGATTTTGTTCGCAATGTTTCAAGAGGGGAATACCTCTTCTTCAAACTTCCGTAAATCGGCCAAAACAGTCGGTAATGTAATTGGTAACTACCACCCCCACGGTGATTCATCAGTTTATGAAGCCATGGTCAGGATGTCTCAAGACTGGAAGAACCGTGAAGTTTTAGTAGAGATGCACGGGAATAACGGGTCTATGGACGGTGACTCTGCAGCTGCTATGCGGTATACAGAGGCCCGTTTATCGAAGATTGCCGATGAATTATTGCGTGATCTTGATAAAGACACGGTCGAAATGATCCTAAACTTTGATGACACGGCTGAAGAACCAACTGTTTTACCAGCAGGTTTCCCAAACCTGTTGGTTAACGGGGCAACTGGAATTTCAGCGGGTTACGCGACTGAAATTCCGCCGCATAATCTAGGTGAAATTATTGATGCAACAATTTATTTAATCGACCATCCAAATGCCACAGTCAATAAGTTGATGGACTTTGTTCCTGGACCAGATTTCCCAACAGGGGCTATTATCCAAGGGAAAGAGGAGTTGAAGAAAGCTTATACTTCTGGACGTGGGAAAGTCGTTGTTCGGTCTAAGCACCATATTGAAACAGACCGTGGTGGTAAAGAGAAAATCGTGATTACAGAAATTCCATATGAAGTAAATAAGGCTAACCTAGTACGCCGGATGGATGAGTTACGGTTGAATCGGTCGATTGACGGGATTCAAGAAGTCCGTGATGAAACGGACCGTAACGGTCTACAAATCGTGATTGAATTGAAAAAGGATGCGAGTTCTGACGCCATTCTAAATTACTTCTACAAAAATTCTGACCTGCAAATCAACTATAACTTCAACATGGTGGCCATTAATAACCAACGTCCTGAATTAGTCGGGATTAGAGAAGCTTTAAACGCTTATATCGGCCACCGTTATGAAATTATTCGTCGCCGGACAACCTTTGATTTAAACAAGGCCCAACGTCGTTTACATATCGTAGACGGATTGGTCAAAGCCATGACTATTCTAGACCAAGTGATTGCGACGATTAGAAACTCTAAAAATAAATCAGACTCTAAATACAACTTGATTGAAGCTTTTGATTTCTCAGAAGCCCAAGCAGAAGCGATCGTAAGCCTACAATTGTACCGTTTAACCAATACAGACGTTACTGCTTTGGAAAATGAACGCCTACAATTAAACGAGGATATTGCTTCTTACCAAGCGATCTTGTCTGATGATAAAGTCCTTTATGGCCGGATGAAGTCTGAACTAAGAGCGATTAAGAAAGCTTACGCTTCTGAACGTCGTACTGAGATTCAAGACGAAATCCAAGAAGTCATCGTGAAGAAACAATTATTAATTTCTGAAGAAGACGTTATCGTTGTAGTAACCCGCGGTGGTTATATCAAACGGTCTAGTCTGCGGTCATTTAAAGCTTCTGGTATTGAAGAAGTCGGTTTACGCGACGGAGACCATGTACAATTCCTTGAAAAAATGTCTACTTTGGATCAGTTAGTATTCATAACCAATAAAGGGAACTACATCTTCCAACCAGTTTATGAATTACAAGACATCCGTTGGAAAGACTTAGGGGAGCATATTTCGCAAAGAATTGCCTTTGCCAGTGACGAATCAATTATCGGTGTCTTTAAATACGATGAAAATAGCAAAGATAACCTCTTGCTTGCATCAGCTGCGGGAATGATTAAACAAACGGCATTGTCAGAATTCAAAGAATTCCGCGGTTATAAAAACAAATCGTCATTAGCTATGAATTTATCTTCTGACACTGATCAAGTAATTGGTGTTTACCGCATTGACGGCGCAACTGACCAAAGCCAAGCCCAAGTCATCTTAGTGACGCATTTTGGTTTTACCTTAAGATACAGCATTGATGAAATTTCGATTATTGGTGCGCGTGCTAAAGGGGTTAAATCTATTAACCTGAAACAAGATGATTATGTGGTTGGATTGTCATACGCAGCCGTTCCAGATGATAACTTGCAATTGATGATGGTGACCCAACGAGGGCATATGAAACGCTTGAAATGGACTGAAATTAACGTTCTTGGGCGAGCTAAACGTGGTTTAGTGGCCTTAAAAGAATTGAAAACAAACCCACATCGTTTTGTTGCTGCCTTTGAAGTC
- the parE gene encoding DNA topoisomerase IV subunit B has protein sequence MAKPTNQNNKSTYDESSIQVLEGLEAVRKRPGMYIGSTDARGLHHLVYEIVDNSIDEALSGYADHITVTLAKDGSAIITDNGRGMPIGKHTSGKPTVEVILTVLHAGGKFGGSGYKTSGGLHGVGSSVVNALSSKFIATVHRDGKEYHQEFTNGGKPGKPKTKAFKTKNTGTKIQFYPDAEIFGNIKFDPSTIREHLRESAFLLKDLRIDFIDEINETEETFHYAEGIKAFVDYLNEDKDVLHDVVFFQGVENGIEIELAFQYNDGYSETVLSFVNNVRTADGGTHESGMRTGLTKSFNEYARKVDLLKTKEKNLEGSDVREGYTAVLSLRIPEEILQFEGQTKSKLGTPQARSASDKIVSENLAVYLIENGETAQMLVRKALKAREARDAARKAREASRGAKGKRKEVLLSGKLTPAQGRNAKKNELFLVEGDSAGGSAKQGRDRKFQAILPLRGKVLNTEKASIQDILKNEELNTIIYTIGAGVGAEFEVEDANYDKVIIMTDADTDGAHIQVLLLTFFFRYMKPLVEAGKVYLAMPPLYKVSKGKGKNEVIEYAWTDDELKTVTDKVGKGYILQRYKGLGEMNADQLWETTMDPETRTLVRVTIDDLSLAEKRVSVLMGNKVEPRRKWIEDNVAFTMDEDDTLLENASDTDGGDKEEVVEILENQNQTSVTANEAADDVTGGQINLFDEDGDY, from the coding sequence TTGGCCAAACCAACAAACCAAAATAATAAATCAACTTATGATGAAAGTTCGATCCAGGTATTAGAAGGCCTGGAAGCAGTTAGAAAACGTCCTGGTATGTATATCGGGTCAACAGATGCACGTGGTTTACACCATTTAGTGTATGAGATTGTCGATAACTCAATTGACGAGGCCTTGAGTGGATATGCTGACCATATTACAGTAACCCTTGCTAAAGACGGTTCAGCAATTATTACCGATAATGGACGTGGGATGCCGATTGGTAAACATACTAGCGGTAAGCCGACTGTTGAGGTCATCTTAACGGTCCTTCATGCGGGTGGTAAATTCGGTGGTTCAGGTTATAAAACTTCAGGGGGTCTACACGGTGTAGGTTCATCTGTAGTAAATGCCTTGTCCAGCAAATTTATTGCCACAGTTCACCGGGACGGCAAGGAATACCACCAGGAATTTACCAATGGTGGTAAACCAGGCAAACCCAAAACAAAAGCCTTTAAAACCAAAAACACCGGCACTAAAATCCAATTTTATCCGGATGCTGAGATCTTTGGCAATATTAAATTTGACCCGTCAACTATTCGGGAACACTTACGTGAATCAGCCTTTTTATTAAAAGACTTACGTATCGACTTTATTGATGAAATCAACGAGACTGAGGAAACCTTCCATTATGCAGAAGGGATCAAGGCTTTTGTCGATTACTTAAATGAAGACAAGGACGTTTTACATGATGTCGTCTTTTTCCAAGGGGTTGAAAACGGGATTGAAATCGAATTGGCCTTCCAATATAACGATGGTTATTCGGAAACAGTCTTATCATTCGTCAATAACGTAAGAACTGCAGACGGCGGGACCCATGAATCGGGGATGCGAACAGGTTTAACCAAGTCTTTCAATGAATACGCCCGTAAGGTGGACTTGTTGAAGACTAAAGAAAAGAACCTTGAAGGATCTGACGTACGAGAAGGGTATACAGCTGTCTTATCGTTACGGATTCCTGAAGAAATCTTGCAGTTTGAAGGGCAAACCAAGTCTAAATTAGGGACACCACAAGCGCGTTCAGCTTCTGATAAAATCGTATCTGAAAACTTAGCGGTTTACCTAATTGAAAACGGGGAAACAGCACAAATGCTGGTCCGTAAAGCTTTAAAAGCACGTGAAGCGAGAGATGCTGCCCGTAAAGCCCGTGAAGCGTCACGTGGCGCTAAGGGGAAACGTAAGGAAGTCCTATTATCTGGTAAATTAACGCCGGCACAGGGCCGTAATGCCAAGAAGAATGAACTTTTCCTAGTGGAGGGAGATTCTGCCGGTGGTTCTGCTAAACAAGGGCGGGACCGTAAATTCCAGGCTATCTTGCCATTACGTGGTAAGGTATTAAACACTGAAAAAGCCAGCATTCAAGATATTCTAAAAAATGAAGAGTTGAACACCATCATCTATACCATTGGTGCAGGTGTAGGGGCTGAATTTGAGGTTGAGGATGCCAACTACGATAAAGTCATCATCATGACCGATGCCGATACCGATGGGGCCCATATCCAAGTGCTACTGCTGACCTTCTTCTTCCGCTATATGAAACCTTTAGTAGAGGCGGGTAAAGTCTATCTTGCTATGCCACCATTGTATAAGGTGTCTAAGGGTAAGGGGAAAAATGAGGTCATTGAATATGCTTGGACGGATGACGAGTTAAAAACTGTGACTGATAAAGTCGGCAAAGGCTATATCTTGCAACGTTACAAAGGTTTGGGTGAGATGAATGCGGACCAATTATGGGAAACAACTATGGATCCTGAAACACGTACACTTGTCCGGGTAACAATTGACGATTTATCCCTAGCTGAAAAAAGGGTATCTGTTTTAATGGGGAACAAGGTAGAACCTAGACGGAAATGGATTGAAGACAATGTGGCCTTCACCATGGACGAAGATGATACCCTCCTTGAAAATGCCTCAGATACTGATGGTGGCGATAAGGAAGAAGTTGTCGAAATTTTAGAAAACCAAAATCAAACCAGTGTCACTGCTAACGAAGCTGCGGATGACGTAACTGGTGGGCAAATTAATTTATTTGATGAAGATGGTGATTATTAA
- the plsY gene encoding glycerol-3-phosphate 1-O-acyltransferase PlsY: MLTILLLIVAYLLGSIPFGLVVGKLIYKKDIRQFGSGNIGTTNAFRAFGTIGGVLVFICDMVKGAIPVLLAIWLNPGLHPLLFGGMAIVGHSFPLFLKFNGGKAVATSFGVVLAYHPLFALISIASFFVSLFITSMVSFSSIFAVIFATILSLFYQDLGLTIATVLVLILVVVRHKDNIKRIRQGTESKVPFGLNKAKKK; the protein is encoded by the coding sequence ATGTTAACGATTCTATTACTAATCGTCGCTTACCTATTGGGGTCTATTCCCTTTGGTTTAGTTGTCGGCAAACTCATCTATAAAAAAGATATTCGCCAATTCGGCTCAGGAAATATCGGTACGACAAATGCCTTCCGAGCTTTTGGTACTATTGGAGGCGTCCTTGTTTTCATCTGTGATATGGTAAAAGGGGCTATCCCCGTCTTACTAGCGATCTGGTTGAATCCTGGCTTACATCCTTTACTATTTGGTGGTATGGCCATCGTTGGTCATTCATTTCCACTATTCCTTAAATTTAATGGTGGTAAAGCAGTGGCAACCTCATTTGGTGTAGTTTTAGCCTATCATCCGTTATTTGCCTTGATTTCAATCGCATCATTCTTTGTATCCTTATTCATCACAAGTATGGTCAGCTTCTCTTCAATCTTTGCGGTTATTTTTGCAACGATTTTAAGCTTATTCTACCAAGACTTGGGCTTAACAATTGCGACTGTTTTAGTCTTAATCTTGGTTGTTGTCCGTCATAAAGATAACATTAAACGGATTCGTCAAGGAACAGAGTCAAAAGTGCCCTTTGGATTAAACAAAGCCAAGAAAAAATAA
- the xerC gene encoding tyrosine recombinase XerC, whose translation MPTDDFKGLFSDYLTHERQYSPETIKAYMADLENFQAFMKDAGIDQLDQVAYRDIRIYLGNLQRDGLSRKSISRHLSSLRSAYKLLLDRELVSENPFNYVKTAKTGLKLPDFFYESEIQSLFDSVQGNDPIALRNRALLEFLYGTGARVSEVRDLAINQVDLTADMVLLRGKGNKDRYVPIGSFCHDALVDYLENGRSQLMAKGHFDDTEHAFVFVNYKGEQLTSQGIAYILDQIVKKSATTLSIHPHKLRHSFATHLLNNGADIRTVQELLGHASLSTTQIYTHLSKEKLRDNYLQFHPHAKQKKERPKD comes from the coding sequence ATGCCAACAGATGACTTTAAAGGCTTATTCAGCGACTATTTAACCCATGAAAGACAGTATTCACCGGAAACCATCAAGGCATATATGGCTGATTTAGAGAACTTTCAAGCCTTTATGAAGGATGCGGGTATAGACCAATTAGACCAAGTGGCTTACAGGGATATCCGGATCTATTTAGGTAATTTGCAACGGGACGGTCTGTCAAGGAAATCTATTTCCCGCCACCTATCCAGTTTGCGTTCTGCCTACAAGTTGCTGCTTGACCGTGAATTAGTCAGTGAAAATCCCTTTAATTATGTGAAAACTGCTAAAACAGGCCTTAAATTGCCTGATTTTTTCTATGAATCAGAAATTCAGTCATTATTTGATTCGGTTCAAGGAAACGATCCGATTGCCCTTAGAAACCGCGCCTTATTAGAATTCTTATATGGGACAGGAGCCCGGGTTTCTGAAGTAAGAGACTTAGCCATCAATCAAGTCGATCTAACAGCAGATATGGTCCTCTTACGCGGGAAAGGCAACAAAGACCGTTATGTACCAATTGGGTCATTTTGCCACGATGCCTTAGTAGATTACCTGGAAAATGGCAGAAGCCAACTCATGGCTAAGGGCCATTTTGATGATACAGAACACGCGTTCGTATTCGTCAATTACAAGGGCGAACAGTTGACTAGCCAAGGGATTGCTTATATTTTAGACCAAATTGTCAAAAAGTCAGCCACTACTTTGTCCATCCATCCCCATAAATTGCGGCATTCATTTGCCACTCATTTACTCAACAATGGGGCGGACATAAGAACTGTTCAAGAACTACTAGGCCATGCTTCCTTATCCACGACACAAATCTACACCCATTTATCAAAAGAAAAATTACGGGATAACTACCTACAGTTTCACCCCCATGCCAAACAGAAAAAAGAGCGTCCCAAAGATTAG